The Armatimonadota bacterium genome window below encodes:
- a CDS encoding DUF72 domain-containing protein, whose translation MYARELPVVEVQQTFYRPPRPATAARWRSQVPEAFEFTLKAWQLITHPPTSPTYRRLGRIIPEAHRDRYGGFAPTEEVAEAWARTREIAQLLRARLVLFQCPASFTPTPQHVRRLQRFFERAERGGLRFAWEPRGPWPPDLVRGLCRDLDLIHTVDPLATRALYGRPRYYRLHGIGGYRYRYTDADLRALAARCAGETYVLFNNIAMWEDARRFVALLSTRRAPGAPPSPRPPR comes from the coding sequence ATGTACGCGCGCGAGCTGCCCGTGGTGGAGGTGCAGCAGACCTTCTACCGGCCCCCACGGCCGGCGACGGCGGCGCGCTGGCGATCCCAGGTCCCGGAGGCCTTCGAGTTCACCCTGAAGGCCTGGCAGCTCATCACCCATCCGCCGACCAGCCCCACCTACCGCCGGCTGGGGCGCATCATCCCGGAGGCGCACCGGGACCGATACGGCGGGTTCGCTCCGACGGAGGAGGTCGCGGAGGCGTGGGCCCGGACGCGTGAGATCGCGCAGCTCCTGCGGGCGCGTCTTGTGCTCTTCCAGTGCCCGGCGAGTTTCACGCCGACCCCACAGCACGTCCGGCGGCTGCAGCGGTTCTTCGAACGCGCAGAGCGCGGAGGCCTCCGCTTCGCCTGGGAACCTCGGGGCCCCTGGCCGCCCGACCTGGTCCGCGGTCTCTGCCGCGACCTGGACCTCATCCACACGGTGGATCCGCTGGCGACGCGGGCGCTGTACGGCCGTCCCCGTTACTACCGGCTCCACGGGATCGGCGGATACCGCTACCGGTACACCGATGCCGACCTGCGGGCGCTGGCCGCCCGCTGCGCCGGCGAGACCTATGTCCTGTTCAACAACATCGCGATGTGGGAGGACGCCCGCCGGTTCGTCGCCCTCCTCTCAACGCGGCGCGCGCCGGGCGCCCCGCCTTCGCCGCGCCCGCCGCGGTGA
- the gnd gene encoding decarboxylating 6-phosphogluconate dehydrogenase — protein MELGMIGLGRMGGNMAERLLRGGHRVVGYARRPEGLERIRRLNLGAEGVTTLPLLAEKLRPPRAVWLMIPAGEAVDRMLDGLIPVLAPDDIVVDGGNSYYRDTLRRAARLRQAGLRFLDVGTSGGVWGLTEGYSMMIGGEPEVVELLRPIFETLAPGRDRGWGRVGPHGAGHFVKMVHNGIEYGMMQALAEGFAIMKHKEEFRLDLHQVAEIWRYGSVVRSWLLDLTAQALAGDQDLKAVAPHVADSGEGRWTVTEAIDLDVPAPVITLALQQRLRSRDEYSFADRLLAMMRFQFGGHEFRREPS, from the coding sequence ATGGAGCTGGGGATGATCGGGCTGGGGCGCATGGGCGGGAACATGGCCGAGCGCCTGCTGCGCGGAGGGCACCGCGTGGTGGGATACGCGCGCCGGCCGGAGGGGCTGGAGCGGATCCGGCGCCTGAATCTGGGGGCCGAGGGCGTGACGACGCTGCCCCTGCTGGCCGAGAAGCTGCGGCCTCCGCGCGCGGTCTGGCTGATGATCCCGGCCGGAGAGGCGGTAGATCGGATGCTGGACGGGCTGATCCCCGTGCTGGCCCCCGACGACATCGTCGTGGACGGAGGCAACTCCTACTACCGAGACACGCTGCGGCGGGCCGCCCGGCTGCGCCAGGCCGGCCTGCGCTTCCTGGACGTGGGGACGAGCGGTGGCGTCTGGGGGCTCACCGAAGGGTACAGCATGATGATCGGCGGGGAGCCGGAGGTCGTAGAGCTGCTGCGTCCGATTTTTGAGACCCTGGCCCCGGGCCGCGACCGCGGCTGGGGACGCGTCGGGCCCCACGGAGCCGGCCACTTCGTCAAGATGGTGCACAACGGGATCGAGTACGGCATGATGCAGGCCCTCGCGGAGGGTTTCGCCATCATGAAGCACAAAGAGGAGTTCCGCCTGGACCTCCACCAGGTGGCCGAGATCTGGCGCTACGGGAGCGTGGTGCGGTCCTGGCTGCTCGACCTCACGGCGCAGGCTCTGGCCGGCGACCAGGATCTCAAGGCGGTGGCCCCCCACGTCGCCGACTCCGGCGAAGGGCGGTGGACGGTGACCGAAGCCATCGATCTGGACGTCCCCGCTCCCGTGATCACCCTCGCCCTGCAGCAGCGCCTGCGCTCCCGCGATGAGTATTCCTTCGCCGACCGCCTGCTGGCGATGATGCGCTTCCAGTTCGGAGGGCACGAGTTCCGGCGGGAGCCGTCTTGA
- the xdh gene encoding selenium-dependent xanthine dehydrogenase, whose translation MSERITFTVNGRPVTVEADPDETLLDVLRERLGITSPKDGCQPEGYCGCCTVLVDGHARVACSQPAAAFAGKSILTLEGLDARQREAFALAFAATGASQCGFCSPGIVVKAAAQLAKEPHPSREQVARWLAAHLCRCTGYVKIIDAILLAARILAGEERPVLQWEGRLGSRAPRYEAQALALGEKPFVNDLTVPEMLHGALRFSDHPRAVVKKIDVSRAAAMPGVVRIVLAGDVPGERHVGCIYNDWPLFIAEGETTRYVGDVLAAVVAATRRQARAAAAAIEVEYEVLEPVTDPEEALRPDAPRVHEHGNLLKTWRIKRGNVDEALARSAHVVTETFQTQFIEHAFLEPESALAFDTPEGMRVFSGGQGIWDDRRQIARLLGEPEGRVRVTLVSNGGAFGGKEDLGITGHAAVLARLTGKPVRLTLSRAESIRMHPKRHPLRMTYTVGCDGRGRLTAVRARIIGDTGAYASVGDKVLQRACGHSCSAYDVPHVDVEAYCVYTNNPPAGAMRGFGSHQANFAMEGMMDRLAEKVGIDGWEIRWINALEPGGTFATGQVLGPGVGLKQCLLAVRDVYRNARYAGIACAVKNVGVGNGLPEYGFASLQIRPDGTILLRHSWTEMGQGVHTVLQQVVCEELASYGVDLCRVEVSVDTEREFGTGQTTASRATFLGGLAVRRACEQLKARLDGGDLRALAGQEFTGEVAFTLTQAMDDPHLQRSHICYGWAAQVVILDETGRIAKVVAAHDVGRVMNRNLLEGQIEGAVHMGLGHALTEEFVVRGGYIETPTLKSQGIIPAAGMPPVECIFIEEPQPEGPYGAKGVGEIGLVPTASAVAGAVRAFDGRWRNRLPMKDTPAARAANPKAVSPRAVLRAGAQGAGAGPGRHPAAP comes from the coding sequence ATGAGCGAGCGGATCACCTTCACCGTCAACGGCCGGCCGGTGACCGTCGAGGCCGATCCCGACGAAACCCTCCTGGACGTGCTCCGGGAGCGGCTCGGGATCACCTCGCCGAAGGACGGCTGCCAGCCGGAAGGGTACTGCGGCTGCTGTACGGTGCTGGTGGACGGGCATGCCCGCGTGGCCTGCTCCCAGCCGGCGGCGGCCTTCGCCGGGAAGTCCATCCTCACGCTGGAGGGACTGGACGCCCGGCAGCGCGAGGCCTTCGCCCTGGCCTTCGCCGCCACCGGCGCCTCGCAGTGCGGCTTCTGTTCCCCCGGGATCGTGGTGAAGGCCGCGGCGCAGCTGGCGAAGGAGCCCCATCCGTCCCGGGAACAGGTCGCCCGCTGGCTGGCCGCCCACCTCTGTCGCTGCACGGGCTATGTCAAGATCATCGACGCCATCCTGCTGGCCGCCCGCATTCTGGCGGGGGAGGAACGCCCCGTCCTGCAGTGGGAGGGGCGGCTCGGCTCCCGGGCGCCGCGCTACGAGGCCCAGGCCTTGGCCCTGGGGGAGAAGCCCTTCGTCAACGATCTGACCGTGCCGGAGATGCTGCACGGCGCGCTGCGCTTTTCCGACCATCCCCGGGCCGTGGTGAAGAAGATCGATGTCTCGAGAGCCGCCGCCATGCCGGGCGTGGTCAGAATCGTGCTCGCCGGGGACGTTCCCGGCGAGCGCCATGTGGGCTGCATCTACAACGACTGGCCCCTCTTCATCGCCGAAGGCGAAACCACCCGGTACGTGGGCGATGTGCTGGCTGCGGTGGTGGCCGCCACCCGGCGTCAGGCGCGGGCCGCGGCGGCGGCGATCGAGGTGGAGTACGAGGTGCTGGAACCGGTGACCGACCCCGAGGAGGCGCTGCGGCCCGACGCTCCCCGGGTGCACGAGCACGGCAACCTCCTCAAGACGTGGCGGATCAAGCGTGGGAACGTGGACGAGGCGCTGGCCCGCTCGGCCCACGTCGTCACCGAGACCTTTCAGACCCAGTTCATCGAACACGCCTTCCTCGAACCCGAGTCCGCGCTGGCCTTCGACACGCCCGAGGGCATGCGCGTCTTCTCGGGCGGGCAGGGCATCTGGGACGACCGGCGCCAGATTGCCCGGCTCCTGGGCGAGCCGGAGGGGCGCGTGCGGGTGACGCTGGTCAGCAACGGGGGCGCCTTCGGGGGGAAGGAGGACCTCGGCATCACCGGCCATGCCGCGGTGCTGGCCCGGCTGACGGGGAAACCCGTCAGGCTCACGCTGTCCCGCGCGGAGTCCATCCGCATGCACCCGAAGCGCCATCCCCTGCGGATGACCTACACCGTGGGGTGCGATGGGCGCGGGCGCCTCACCGCGGTGCGGGCGCGCATCATCGGCGACACCGGAGCCTACGCCAGCGTCGGCGACAAGGTGCTGCAGCGGGCCTGCGGCCACTCCTGCAGCGCCTACGACGTGCCCCACGTGGACGTCGAGGCCTACTGCGTGTATACCAACAACCCGCCGGCCGGGGCGATGCGCGGCTTCGGCAGCCACCAGGCCAACTTCGCCATGGAAGGCATGATGGACCGCCTGGCGGAGAAGGTCGGGATCGACGGCTGGGAGATTCGCTGGATCAACGCCCTGGAGCCCGGCGGCACCTTCGCCACGGGGCAGGTCCTGGGGCCCGGCGTCGGGCTGAAGCAGTGCCTCTTGGCGGTCAGGGACGTCTACCGAAACGCCCGCTATGCCGGGATCGCCTGCGCCGTCAAGAACGTCGGGGTGGGCAACGGACTGCCCGAGTACGGATTCGCCTCACTCCAGATCCGCCCGGACGGGACCATCCTGCTGCGCCACTCCTGGACGGAGATGGGGCAGGGCGTGCACACCGTCCTGCAGCAGGTCGTCTGCGAGGAACTGGCCTCCTATGGCGTCGACCTCTGCAGGGTGGAGGTCTCCGTGGACACCGAGCGGGAGTTCGGCACCGGGCAGACCACGGCCTCCCGCGCCACCTTCCTGGGAGGCCTGGCCGTGCGGCGTGCCTGCGAACAGCTGAAGGCCCGGCTGGACGGCGGCGACCTGCGGGCGCTGGCCGGCCAGGAGTTCACGGGCGAAGTGGCCTTCACACTCACCCAGGCCATGGACGACCCCCACCTGCAGCGCTCCCACATCTGTTACGGGTGGGCGGCCCAGGTGGTCATCCTGGATGAGACGGGCCGCATCGCGAAGGTCGTCGCCGCCCACGACGTGGGCAGGGTGATGAACCGCAACCTCCTGGAGGGACAGATCGAGGGCGCGGTGCACATGGGGCTGGGACACGCACTCACCGAGGAGTTCGTCGTCCGGGGCGGGTATATCGAGACGCCGACGCTGAAGTCCCAGGGGATCATCCCCGCCGCCGGCATGCCGCCCGTGGAGTGCATCTTCATCGAAGAGCCCCAGCCGGAAGGTCCCTACGGCGCGAAAGGGGTCGGGGAGATCGGGCTCGTCCCCACGGCAAGCGCCGTGGCCGGCGCCGTCCGCGCCTTCGACGGCCGCTGGCGGAACCGGCTGCCGATGAAGGACACCCCGGCGGCCCGCGCCGCCAACCCGAAGGCGGTAAGTCCGCGCGCCGTGCTCCGGGCCGGGGCGCAGGGCGCGGGGGCAGGGCCGGGCCGGCATCCCGCCGCCCCGTGA
- the pgl gene encoding 6-phosphogluconolactonase: protein MRPVHIRPDLESLSAAVAEILAARIAAAAARQGRCSFVLSGGRTPRRLYELLRDRFADRIPWPQVDLFWSDERYVPYDDPQSNYRLAREALLDGIAIPVGNVHPIPTQYADPAEAAEAYEALIRSYFGTRPPRFDILLLGMAANGHVASLFPGHPALYERRRWIVAATVPAHPPRRVTMTFALLNKAAEVVFLVAGAAKADAVRRALAPGTTADEIPAVGVSPRSGAVTWWLDAEAAAKLGSEVPRADIP, encoded by the coding sequence TTGAGGCCGGTCCATATCCGGCCGGACCTGGAGTCGCTCAGCGCCGCGGTCGCCGAGATCCTGGCCGCCCGGATCGCCGCTGCCGCCGCCCGGCAGGGCCGCTGCTCCTTCGTGCTCAGCGGCGGACGCACGCCCCGGCGTCTGTACGAGCTACTGCGCGACCGTTTCGCAGATCGAATCCCCTGGCCGCAGGTCGATCTCTTCTGGTCCGACGAACGGTATGTGCCCTACGACGATCCGCAGAGCAACTACCGCCTGGCGCGAGAGGCGCTGCTGGACGGCATCGCCATACCGGTCGGGAACGTCCATCCGATACCGACGCAGTACGCCGATCCCGCCGAGGCGGCGGAGGCCTACGAGGCCCTGATCCGCAGCTACTTCGGGACCCGCCCGCCCCGGTTTGACATCCTCCTGCTGGGCATGGCGGCCAACGGGCACGTCGCCTCTCTGTTCCCGGGCCATCCGGCGCTTTACGAGCGTCGGCGGTGGATCGTCGCCGCCACCGTGCCCGCCCATCCCCCGCGGCGTGTGACCATGACCTTTGCGCTTCTCAATAAAGCCGCGGAAGTGGTCTTTCTGGTGGCCGGAGCGGCGAAGGCGGACGCCGTGCGCCGCGCCCTGGCCCCGGGCACCACGGCCGACGAGATCCCCGCGGTCGGAGTCTCCCCCCGGTCGGGCGCGGTCACCTGGTGGCTCGACGCCGAGGCCGCCGCGAAACTCGGATCCGAAGTCCCCCGCGCCGACATTCCCTGA
- a CDS encoding ornithine carbamoyltransferase, which yields MMRRTARSALTGRDFISTADWTREEVGVALDVAEELKAAYKAGRPHRLLPDKTLFMIFLDLSTRTRNAFEAGMTQLGGHAHYIDANTSQIAHGESPRDMGIILSSYGHGIAIRHDKIPGQGNAYMREVANHATVPVINLQCDEDHPTQQLADLMTIEEVFGTRDLSGMRICVSWAYSPSYAKPMSVPQGLALLLPRFGADLVIARPPEYRLMPHVMERARRLAAEGGGRITEIEEMDEAFRGAQVVYPKSWGAEHLFGNEREALALNAKYTSWICDRRRMALAARDAIYMHCLPADRGYEVTDEVIDGPQSVVFQQAENRLHTAKALLALTMGGFARRGEERRRARTRRRTGFAHRR from the coding sequence ATGATGAGGAGGACCGCCCGGTCGGCGTTGACCGGCAGAGATTTCATCTCCACGGCGGACTGGACCAGGGAAGAGGTCGGCGTGGCGCTGGATGTGGCGGAAGAGCTCAAGGCCGCCTACAAAGCCGGGCGGCCGCACCGGCTCCTGCCCGACAAGACGCTGTTCATGATCTTTCTGGATCTCTCCACCCGCACGCGCAACGCCTTCGAGGCGGGGATGACGCAGTTGGGGGGGCACGCCCACTATATCGACGCCAACACCTCGCAGATCGCCCACGGGGAGTCGCCGCGCGACATGGGGATCATCCTTTCCTCCTACGGCCACGGCATTGCCATCCGCCACGACAAGATCCCCGGGCAGGGCAACGCCTACATGCGCGAGGTGGCGAACCACGCCACCGTCCCCGTGATCAACCTGCAGTGCGACGAAGACCATCCCACGCAGCAGCTCGCCGACCTGATGACCATCGAGGAGGTGTTCGGGACCCGGGACCTCTCCGGGATGCGGATCTGCGTCTCCTGGGCCTACTCGCCGTCCTACGCGAAACCGATGAGCGTGCCTCAGGGGCTGGCTCTGCTGCTGCCGCGGTTCGGGGCGGATCTGGTCATCGCCCGGCCTCCCGAGTACCGCCTGATGCCCCACGTGATGGAGCGGGCGCGCCGCCTGGCCGCGGAGGGCGGCGGGCGCATCACCGAGATCGAGGAGATGGACGAGGCCTTTCGGGGCGCCCAGGTCGTGTATCCCAAGTCCTGGGGGGCCGAGCACCTCTTCGGCAACGAACGCGAGGCGTTGGCCCTCAACGCGAAGTACACCTCCTGGATCTGCGACCGCCGGCGGATGGCGCTGGCCGCCAGGGATGCGATCTACATGCACTGTCTCCCCGCCGACCGCGGCTACGAGGTGACCGACGAGGTCATCGACGGCCCGCAGTCCGTGGTCTTCCAGCAGGCCGAGAACCGTCTGCACACCGCCAAGGCGCTGCTGGCGCTCACCATGGGAGGATTTGCCCGGCGCGGGGAGGAGCGCCGGAGAGCACGGACGCGCCGTCGCACAGGGTTTGCCCACCGGCGCTAG
- a CDS encoding LLM class flavin-dependent oxidoreductase yields RAALYLQDKHPIRDGIRYAQYAEARGFEAVWQAESRLVREATVPMAAYAAHTERLRIGSGVVNTWTRNVGLLAATFVTLDDLAPGRIILGLGAWWDPLARKVGIVRTNPLQCMRETVEACRRLFTLREVTYHGRFVHLDGVRIDVVHGDTAPRRIPIYIGATGPKMLELAGEIADGVLLNYMVSPKYNDDALERIAAGARRAGRRLEEIDRPQLVVCSVDRDRSRALDAARLLLTQYLGQQPHIMKASGVAPALIEKINEIVHWPATHEEILRASRYVPDEVVQMVSAAGTPEECRAKVAEYLAHGATCPVLYPLGDDVELMIDTFRAA; encoded by the coding sequence CGCGCCGCCCTCTACCTCCAGGACAAGCACCCGATCCGCGACGGCATCCGCTACGCGCAGTACGCGGAAGCCCGCGGGTTCGAGGCCGTCTGGCAGGCCGAGTCGCGGCTGGTGCGGGAGGCCACCGTGCCCATGGCGGCCTACGCCGCGCACACCGAGCGCCTGCGCATCGGTTCGGGGGTGGTCAACACCTGGACGCGCAACGTGGGGCTGCTGGCCGCGACCTTTGTCACCCTGGACGACTTGGCGCCGGGCCGGATCATCCTCGGCCTGGGGGCCTGGTGGGATCCCCTGGCCCGCAAGGTGGGCATCGTCCGGACCAACCCCCTGCAGTGCATGCGCGAGACCGTGGAAGCCTGCCGCCGGCTGTTCACCCTGCGGGAGGTCACCTACCACGGCCGGTTCGTGCACCTGGACGGGGTGCGTATCGACGTGGTGCACGGGGATACCGCCCCGCGGCGCATCCCCATCTATATCGGGGCCACGGGACCGAAGATGCTGGAGCTGGCCGGCGAGATCGCCGACGGCGTCCTGCTGAACTACATGGTGTCGCCGAAGTACAATGATGATGCGCTGGAGCGGATCGCCGCCGGGGCCCGTCGGGCCGGGCGGCGGCTGGAGGAGATCGACCGGCCCCAGCTGGTGGTCTGCTCGGTGGACCGCGACCGCAGCCGGGCGCTGGATGCGGCGCGCCTCCTGCTGACCCAGTACCTGGGCCAGCAGCCGCATATCATGAAGGCCTCGGGCGTGGCGCCGGCGCTGATCGAGAAGATCAACGAGATCGTTCACTGGCCGGCTACCCACGAGGAGATTCTGCGGGCCTCCCGGTACGTGCCCGACGAGGTCGTCCAGATGGTGAGTGCCGCCGGGACACCGGAGGAGTGCCGGGCGAAAGTCGCCGAGTACCTCGCCCACGGGGCGACCTGTCCCGTGCTGTACCCGCTGGGCGACGACGTGGAGCTGATGATCGACACCTTCAGGGCGGCATGA
- a CDS encoding MerR family DNA-binding protein produces the protein MARRRGRRETRIRSPPRRHSLTAVRYRPAGLSRQVWGLGVALAHIRHILAVRDEGSAPCRHVQNLVAANIDRIESQIADLQALRTDLHRLQRELKRRLPSEAQAAVDCPCLEIIAQFRRGARRPGRA, from the coding sequence GTGGCTCGACGCCGAGGCCGCCGCGAAACTCGGATCCGAAGTCCCCCGCGCCGACATTCCCTGACGGCCGTCCGATACCGACCAGCGGGCCTATCTCGACAGGTATGGGGCCTGGGCGTCGCCCTGGCCCACATCCGCCACATCCTGGCCGTACGTGACGAGGGGTCGGCGCCCTGCCGTCACGTGCAGAATCTGGTGGCGGCCAACATCGATCGGATCGAATCCCAGATCGCCGACCTGCAGGCGTTGCGCACGGACCTCCATCGGCTGCAGCGGGAGCTGAAGCGACGCCTTCCATCGGAGGCGCAGGCCGCCGTCGACTGCCCGTGCCTTGAGATCATCGCGCAGTTCCGCCGCGGGGCGCGCCGCCCCGGGAGGGCATAG
- a CDS encoding superoxide dismutase has protein sequence MPYPFTLPDLGYPFNALEPHIDALTMEIHHGKHHAAYVNNLNAALEKYPAFQGKEVEELLRTLSALPQEIQTAVRNNGGGHYNHTLFWQWMTPGGAREPSGALAQAIAAEFGSVDKFKEALTQAGMTRFGSGWAWLAMDNGGKLKVLSTANQDNPVMEGLLPVLGVDVWEHAYYLKYQNRRADYLKAWWNVVNWSRVAETYEQARQRAGVRAG, from the coding sequence ATGCCGTATCCGTTCACGCTTCCCGATCTGGGCTATCCCTTCAACGCGCTGGAGCCCCACATCGACGCCCTGACCATGGAGATCCACCACGGCAAGCACCACGCCGCCTACGTGAACAACCTCAACGCGGCGCTGGAGAAGTACCCCGCCTTCCAGGGGAAGGAAGTCGAGGAGCTCCTCCGCACGCTGTCCGCACTGCCCCAGGAGATCCAGACCGCCGTCCGCAACAACGGCGGCGGCCACTACAACCACACCCTCTTCTGGCAGTGGATGACCCCCGGCGGAGCCCGGGAGCCCTCCGGCGCGCTGGCCCAGGCCATCGCGGCGGAGTTCGGTTCCGTGGACAAGTTCAAAGAGGCCCTGACCCAGGCCGGGATGACCCGGTTCGGCTCGGGGTGGGCCTGGCTGGCGATGGACAACGGCGGGAAGCTCAAGGTGCTCAGCACGGCCAACCAGGACAACCCCGTCATGGAAGGCCTCCTGCCCGTCCTGGGTGTGGACGTCTGGGAGCACGCCTACTACCTGAAGTACCAGAACCGCCGCGCCGACTACCTGAAGGCCTGGTGGAACGTGGTGAACTGGTCCCGGGTCGCCGAGACCTACGAACAGGCCCGGCAGCGCGCGGGGGTGAGGGCGGGCTAG
- a CDS encoding amidohydrolase family protein, which yields MNWLLEGGLLVDPAGGRVEAGTLAVAAGRIAPAGAEGLRVDVSGCLVLPGNVCAHHHLYSALARGMPGPAEPPRSFPEILERIWWRLDRALDPESIRLSALLGAVEAAKAGTTSLIDHHASPEAIDGSLDLVADAVAEAGVRGVVCYEVTDRHGADRGRQGIAENVRFLRENRRDLVRGMMGAHASFTLGPRTLERLVEEARTRRVPIHIHLAEDQCDEQDALERYGLRTAHRLARAGALGEGDLVAHGVHLDEEEQRLVREIGAWLIHNPRSNMNNGVGYAPVLRMGSRVALGTDGIDGDMFSETRACYLKAREASREVGPGFAVERLTAGAVLAGALFGEPLLGTLRPGAPADLVVLDYRPPTPMAAANVAGHFVFAFGAAGVRDVMVAGRWVVRDRRHQLVDEAALAARCREAAPRLWRRMEAF from the coding sequence GTGAACTGGCTCCTGGAAGGCGGGCTCCTCGTCGATCCGGCCGGCGGCCGGGTGGAGGCCGGGACCCTCGCCGTCGCCGCCGGCCGCATCGCGCCCGCGGGCGCCGAGGGTCTCCGGGTGGACGTCTCCGGCTGCCTGGTCCTACCCGGCAACGTCTGCGCCCATCACCACCTGTACTCCGCCCTGGCCCGCGGGATGCCCGGGCCCGCTGAGCCGCCGCGGAGCTTCCCGGAGATCCTGGAGCGCATCTGGTGGCGTCTGGACCGGGCCCTGGATCCGGAGAGCATCAGGCTGTCGGCGTTGCTCGGCGCGGTGGAGGCGGCGAAGGCCGGCACGACCTCGCTCATCGATCACCACGCCTCACCCGAGGCCATCGACGGCTCCCTGGACCTTGTCGCCGACGCCGTGGCCGAGGCCGGGGTGCGCGGGGTGGTCTGCTATGAGGTCACCGACCGTCACGGCGCCGACCGCGGCCGGCAGGGGATCGCCGAGAACGTGCGGTTCCTGCGGGAGAACCGGCGGGACCTCGTCCGCGGGATGATGGGCGCCCACGCCTCCTTCACCCTCGGCCCGCGGACGCTGGAGCGCCTGGTGGAAGAGGCGCGGACGCGGCGGGTGCCGATCCACATTCACCTGGCCGAGGATCAGTGCGACGAACAGGACGCCCTGGAGCGCTACGGGCTGCGGACGGCGCACCGGCTGGCCCGGGCCGGGGCCCTGGGCGAAGGGGATCTGGTGGCCCACGGTGTTCACCTGGACGAGGAGGAACAGCGCCTGGTGCGCGAGATCGGCGCCTGGCTGATCCACAATCCCCGCTCGAACATGAACAACGGGGTGGGATACGCCCCGGTCCTGCGCATGGGGTCCCGGGTGGCGCTGGGCACGGACGGCATCGACGGCGACATGTTCAGCGAAACCCGGGCCTGTTACCTAAAGGCGCGGGAAGCGTCGCGGGAGGTCGGCCCCGGGTTCGCCGTGGAGCGCCTGACCGCCGGGGCGGTCCTTGCCGGCGCCCTCTTCGGGGAGCCGCTCCTCGGCACGCTGCGGCCGGGCGCCCCGGCCGATCTGGTCGTGCTCGACTACCGGCCGCCCACGCCGATGGCGGCGGCGAACGTCGCCGGACACTTCGTCTTCGCCTTCGGCGCGGCCGGGGTGCGGGACGTGATGGTCGCCGGCCGGTGGGTGGTGCGCGACCGGCGGCATCAACTGGTGGACGAGGCGGCCCTCGCCGCGCGGTGCCGCGAGGCCGCCCCGAGGCTGTGGCGGCGCATGGAGGCGTTCTGA